In Mixta intestinalis, the following are encoded in one genomic region:
- the malM gene encoding maltose operon protein MalM, whose protein sequence is MKKHLLALCLFPALSFTVLPGFAASPSVNPQNVATAPSVSPDKLQRLSWLPLTPPVSQDIMLDAASATLNEGDISGPVAAVTLPADQGSLEVTLASIMKDQQVYAPNVLVLDSQLQPAAFFPSSYFTYQKPGIIATNRLEGTMKLTPVLGQKQIYLLIYTTTRDLAQTSTMINPAKLYAEGASNAIPDVPDPIVRHVSSGTLSLKVKSEQNSGNIMIGKLFGSDSAKPVVVGSNNAAVSQPLAPSAAPLPAPAPAAKAEPMLNDTEKYFNDGIRKAVKAGDIDKALKLMNEAERLGSSSARATFISSVKGKG, encoded by the coding sequence ATGAAAAAACATCTGCTCGCGCTCTGCCTGTTTCCGGCTCTGAGCTTTACCGTGCTGCCTGGCTTCGCCGCCAGCCCCAGCGTTAATCCACAAAATGTGGCGACCGCACCAAGCGTATCGCCTGATAAACTGCAACGTCTTTCCTGGCTGCCGCTGACGCCACCGGTGAGTCAGGATATTATGCTGGATGCCGCGTCGGCCACGCTGAACGAAGGTGACATAAGCGGGCCGGTGGCTGCCGTGACGCTGCCTGCCGATCAGGGCTCGCTGGAAGTGACCTTAGCCAGCATCATGAAAGATCAGCAAGTCTATGCGCCTAATGTGCTGGTGCTGGACAGCCAGCTTCAACCTGCCGCTTTCTTTCCCAGCAGCTATTTTACCTATCAAAAGCCCGGCATCATCGCCACTAACCGGCTGGAAGGCACCATGAAACTGACGCCGGTGCTGGGGCAAAAACAGATCTATCTGTTGATCTACACCACCACGCGTGACCTGGCGCAGACCTCTACCATGATCAATCCGGCGAAGCTCTACGCGGAAGGGGCCAGCAATGCGATCCCTGACGTGCCCGATCCGATCGTGCGTCATGTCAGCAGCGGCACTCTGTCGCTGAAAGTGAAAAGCGAGCAGAACAGCGGCAATATCATGATTGGCAAGCTGTTCGGTTCCGATAGCGCCAAACCGGTTGTGGTTGGCAGCAACAATGCGGCGGTGAGCCAACCGTTAGCGCCATCAGCGGCACCGCTTCCCGCACCAGCGCCTGCTGCCAAAGCGGAGCCGATGCTGAACGACACAGAAAAATATTTTAACGACGGTATCCGCAAAGCGGTGAAAGCAGGGGATATCGATAAGGCGCTGAAGCTGATGAATGAGGCGGAGCGTCTCGGCTCCTCATCGGCACGCGCAACCTTTATCAGCAGTGTGAAAGGCAAGGGATAA
- a CDS encoding maltoporin translates to MITRSKYPLAVAVALAIVAPHANAVDFKGYARSGIGWTGSGGEQQCFQATGASSKYRLGNECETYAEIELGQEVWKEGEKSFYVDSMIGYSVSQQNDYEEDSPAVRQMNVVGKNLFDALPGANIWAGKRYYKRHDVHMIDFYYWDISGPGGGIEDIDLGFGKLSLAATRSSESGGSSAFTVGNTRGEAKDRANDIFDVRLGGMQVNPGGSLEVGFDYGSANDTDGYSPNESDASDDGWMATLEHTQTFYGTSLNKFVVQYATDAMTQNRNGRPGTAENNNGSMIRVIDHGAIDFNDTWSLMYVGMYQDVDRDNNNGTTWYTVGVRPMYKWTPIMSTLLEAGYDNIKSQRTGDRNSQYKVTLAQQWQAGNSIWSRPAIRVFATYAKWDEKWGYSSNDTSSDNYVANVANNTAFSDTSSRTFSRGDSDEFSFGIQMEAWW, encoded by the coding sequence ATGATAACGCGCTCTAAGTACCCTCTGGCCGTGGCAGTGGCCCTTGCTATCGTAGCACCGCACGCTAATGCGGTGGATTTCAAAGGCTATGCTCGTTCTGGTATTGGCTGGACCGGCAGCGGCGGCGAGCAGCAGTGCTTCCAGGCAACCGGCGCCAGTTCTAAATATCGTCTCGGCAACGAATGCGAAACCTATGCGGAAATCGAGCTGGGCCAGGAAGTATGGAAAGAAGGCGAAAAAAGTTTCTACGTTGATAGCATGATCGGTTACAGCGTTTCGCAGCAGAACGATTATGAAGAAGATTCGCCTGCGGTACGTCAGATGAACGTGGTGGGTAAAAACCTGTTTGATGCGCTGCCGGGTGCCAATATCTGGGCCGGTAAGCGTTACTACAAACGCCACGACGTGCATATGATCGACTTCTACTACTGGGATATCTCCGGTCCTGGCGGCGGTATTGAAGATATCGATCTCGGCTTTGGTAAACTCTCGCTGGCCGCTACCCGCAGCAGCGAATCGGGCGGCTCCTCTGCGTTTACCGTTGGCAACACGCGTGGCGAAGCCAAAGACCGTGCTAACGATATCTTCGATGTGCGCCTCGGCGGTATGCAGGTTAACCCTGGCGGTTCGCTGGAGGTGGGCTTTGATTACGGCAGCGCCAACGATACTGACGGCTATAGCCCGAATGAAAGCGATGCCTCTGACGATGGCTGGATGGCGACGCTGGAACATACCCAGACTTTCTACGGCACCAGCCTGAACAAATTTGTCGTGCAGTATGCTACCGATGCCATGACGCAAAACCGCAACGGTCGTCCCGGCACCGCCGAGAACAACAACGGCTCAATGATCCGCGTGATTGATCACGGCGCTATCGATTTCAACGACACCTGGAGCCTGATGTATGTCGGCATGTACCAGGATGTAGATCGCGATAACAACAACGGCACCACCTGGTACACCGTAGGCGTGCGCCCGATGTACAAATGGACGCCGATCATGAGCACCCTGCTGGAAGCGGGTTACGACAATATCAAGTCGCAACGCACCGGCGATCGTAACAGTCAGTATAAAGTTACCCTGGCGCAGCAGTGGCAGGCGGGCAACAGCATCTGGTCACGTCCGGCTATCCGCGTTTTCGCTACCTACGCCAAGTGGGATGAGAAGTGGGGCTACTCCTCTAACGACACCAGCAGCGATAACTACGTTGCTAACGTCGCTAACAACACCGCTTTCAGCGACACCAGCTCCCGCACTTTCAGCCGTGGCGATAGCGATGAGTTCTCCTTCGGTATTCAGATGGAAGCCTGGTGGTAA